In Streptomyces sp. P3, one DNA window encodes the following:
- a CDS encoding PEP/pyruvate-binding domain-containing protein: protein MSTHLATGAAAPATDRTVVGENLSLPLFRTLSGVLAGHPYLKVVVDRAENTWHLLDTGVHPFHVDYVATRVLGMDLASLDAELDAFNASVYTDPERRFLLGVLSLHTEQEEGRERPFLVLETTEADTMHGELLAFFYEFVRARVDSSLPLLLKPANHGQEEGLSAVSERRVPRILGHELFGSRERTPLNPGEATGRLRFFRTAQEYTAAEAGLGWADIVAMPCLPDDVPRVAGFINTAPITPLSHTNVLASGWGIPNAIVRDLEQLVDGESLDDAWVRYRVDEDDISLQRLDHEPDLRAPAWHQQRIRLEPPLLEDAPVLSLHRLRGADRDRYGTKAANLGELHHVLDSRTVDLTSFYGRPRPPREDLYGHLAARLGLTASGPEQLRARSAEFVAEAVGAPEGVALPFALQQRFLASSPALQQGIGKLKMALELDATEVLDSLCLHLQHLIRHTPVPEAVTRQIDQAFPAAAASRGRLVVRSSSNAEDLPGFSAAGVYDSVTTVRGTGELLDAVRQVWASLVSPRSVRLRHQVGISLDDTYMGVIIQEYLPASLGGVLVTCNPTRREDFRNVYLNCSPGSPEQVVDGTVLPQQYLYNTVEGGGRTVALGSWGEELSVAVRARLADLSLTGRLLQSHFSGSDVDKPLDIEWLMTEQGDFRLVQIRPYAL from the coding sequence ATGAGCACCCACCTGGCCACCGGAGCCGCCGCGCCCGCCACGGACCGCACGGTCGTCGGCGAGAACCTCTCCCTGCCGCTCTTTCGGACGCTGTCGGGAGTCCTGGCCGGTCACCCCTACCTCAAGGTCGTCGTCGACCGTGCGGAGAACACCTGGCACCTGCTCGACACCGGCGTGCATCCCTTCCACGTCGACTACGTCGCCACCCGGGTGCTGGGGATGGACCTGGCCTCGCTGGACGCGGAGCTGGACGCGTTCAACGCCTCCGTCTACACCGATCCCGAGCGGCGGTTCCTGCTCGGTGTGCTGTCCCTGCACACCGAGCAGGAGGAGGGCCGGGAGCGGCCCTTCCTCGTCCTGGAGACGACCGAGGCCGACACCATGCACGGCGAACTGCTGGCGTTCTTCTACGAGTTCGTGAGGGCCCGGGTCGACAGCAGCCTGCCGCTGCTGCTCAAGCCCGCCAACCACGGGCAGGAGGAAGGGCTGTCGGCGGTCAGCGAGCGGCGTGTGCCCCGCATCCTGGGCCACGAGCTGTTCGGCTCCCGGGAGCGCACACCACTGAACCCCGGCGAGGCCACCGGGCGTCTGCGCTTCTTCCGGACGGCGCAGGAGTACACGGCGGCGGAGGCCGGCCTGGGCTGGGCGGACATCGTGGCGATGCCCTGCCTGCCCGACGACGTCCCGCGCGTCGCCGGCTTCATCAACACCGCCCCGATCACGCCGCTTTCGCACACCAACGTCCTCGCCTCCGGCTGGGGCATTCCCAACGCGATCGTCCGCGACCTGGAGCAACTCGTCGACGGGGAAAGCCTCGACGACGCGTGGGTGCGCTACCGGGTCGACGAGGACGACATATCCCTGCAGCGTCTCGACCACGAACCCGACCTGCGGGCGCCGGCGTGGCATCAGCAGCGCATACGCCTCGAACCGCCGCTGCTCGAAGACGCCCCCGTGCTCTCCCTGCACCGGCTGCGCGGCGCCGACCGCGACCGCTACGGCACGAAGGCGGCCAACCTCGGCGAACTGCACCACGTCCTGGACAGCCGCACGGTGGACCTGACCTCCTTCTACGGCCGACCCCGGCCGCCGCGCGAGGACCTATACGGCCACCTCGCCGCCCGCCTCGGCCTCACCGCCTCCGGACCCGAGCAACTCCGTGCCAGGTCCGCCGAGTTCGTGGCCGAAGCCGTCGGCGCCCCGGAAGGCGTCGCACTCCCGTTCGCGCTCCAGCAGCGGTTCCTCGCCTCCTCCCCGGCCCTCCAGCAGGGCATCGGCAAGCTGAAGATGGCGCTGGAACTCGACGCCACCGAGGTCCTGGACTCGCTGTGCCTGCACCTGCAGCACCTGATCCGGCACACCCCCGTCCCCGAGGCGGTCACCCGGCAGATCGACCAGGCCTTCCCCGCCGCGGCGGCCTCGCGCGGACGGCTGGTGGTGCGCTCCTCCTCCAACGCCGAGGACCTCCCCGGGTTCTCCGCGGCGGGCGTCTACGACTCCGTCACCACCGTCCGCGGCACGGGTGAACTCCTCGACGCCGTACGCCAGGTGTGGGCCTCCCTCGTGTCGCCCCGCAGCGTGCGGCTGCGCCACCAGGTCGGCATCTCCCTCGACGACACCTACATGGGTGTGATCATCCAGGAGTACCTGCCCGCCTCCCTGGGCGGTGTCCTGGTGACCTGCAATCCGACCCGACGGGAGGATTTCCGCAACGTCTACCTCAACTGTTCCCCCGGCTCGCCCGAGCAGGTGGTCGACGGGACGGTGCTGCCGCAGCAGTATCTGTACAACACCGTGGAGGGCGGCGGCCGTACCGTCGCGCTGGGCTCGTGGGGCGAGGAGCTGTCCGTCGCCGTCCGTGCCCGGCTGGCCGACCTGTCCCTGACCGGACGGCTCCTGCAGTCCCACTTCAGCGGAAGCGACGTGGACAAGCCCCTAGACATCGAGTGGCTGATGACCGAGCAGGGCGATTTCCGGCTGGTCCAGATCCGCCCCTACGCGCTGTGA